In Mycteria americana isolate JAX WOST 10 ecotype Jacksonville Zoo and Gardens chromosome 3, USCA_MyAme_1.0, whole genome shotgun sequence, a single genomic region encodes these proteins:
- the NT5C1B gene encoding cytosolic 5'-nucleotidase 1B, which yields MSGSGPEAPQPSDAAEVRLQEAEQDWAAAKAFYDNLVSKRPRPPKPQHAITVAVSSRALFDLVEERRIFEEQGVEKYVEYQQENENVTLKPGPAFYFVKALEHVNARLLELYPDDEERFDIVLMTNNHAQVGVRLINSINHYGLTIERFCMTGGKSPIGYLTAYLTNLYLSADSEKVQEAIEAGIASATMFTANKDVAYSDTQLRVAFDGDAVLFSDESEQIVKEQGLDRFFEHEQLNENKPLAQGPLKGFLEDLGRLQKKFYAKNERLNCPIRTYLVTARSAASSGARVLKTLRSWGLEIDEALFLAGAPKGPVLVKIRPHIFFDDQMFHIEGAQKLGTIAAHVPYGIAQKYHKSA from the exons ATGAGCGGCTCCGGCCCGGAGGCGCCCCAGCCCAGCGACGCCGCGGAGGTCCGGCTGCAGGAGGCCGAGCAGGACTGGGCGGCGGCCAAGGCTTTCTACGACAACCTGGTTTCCAAGAGACCCCGGCCG CCCAAGCCCCAGCACGCCATCACGGTGGCCGTCTCCTCCCGAGCCCTCTTCGACCTGGTGGAGGAGCGGCGGATCTTCGAAGAGCAAGGGGTGGAGAAGTACGTGGAGTACCAGCAGGAGAACGAGAACGTCACCCTCAAACCCGGGCCGGCTTTCTACTTCGTTAAG GCGCTGGAGCATGTCAATGCCCGGCTTCTTGAGCTGTACCCTGATGATGAAGAACGATTTGATATTGTTCTGATGACTAATAACCATGCCCAAGTGGGCGTGAGACTCATAAACAGCATCAATCACTATg GCTTAACAATTGAACGTTTCTGTATGACGGGAGGAAAAAGCCCTATTGGTTACCTGACTGCGTACCTTACGAACTTGTACCTCTCAGCAGACTCTGAAAAAGTGCAAGAAGCTATAGAAGCAG GCATCGCATCAGCTACGATGTTCACTGCCAACAAAGATGTTGCTTACTCAGATACACAGTTGAGGGTGGCATTCGATGGGGATGCGGTTCTCTTTTCTGATGAATCAGAGCAGATTGTCAAAGAGCAAGGATTAGATAGATTTTTTGAACATGAACAGCTGAATGAAAATAAGCCTCTTGCACAG GGTCCTTTGAAAGGTTTTCTGGAAGACCTAGGGAGACTCCAGAAGAAGTTCTATGCAAAAAACGAACGATTAAATTGTCCCATAAGGACCTACCTGGTCACAGCCAGAAGCGCGGCGAGCTCTGGAGCCAGAGTGCTGAAGACTCTTCGTAGCTGGGGTCTGGAGATTGATGAGGCACTTTTTCTAGCAGGAGCTCCTAAAGGACCGGTCCTGGTGAAAATCCGCCCTCACATTTTCTTTGATGACCAGATGTTTCACATCGAAGGAGCACAGAAATTAGGAACCATAGCTGCACATGTTCCCTATGGCATTGCTCAGAAATACCACAAATCTGCATGA